The genomic DNA ACCTTGTCCCGCATCCGCCAAGCCGTCTTATAGCCAGTAGGCTGCCGCTTGGCCGATGCACTCAGCTTGATTCGGATGTTCTTTGATGAAAAAGCCTTATGGGTCGCTATCTTGTTTCGCTCTTGGCAACCCTTTAGTCGAACGAGCGTCCCGTGTGCCCCAAGTTTCCCTTTTGCGTCCAAAGACGGGCTTGGAGAGCTCCTTTTGCCACCAGGATTTTTTGCCAGGGCAAGTTTTCCGCAGTCATCCGCACAACTGTCCGCATACTTCCCTTTGGGTTTCCCGAGCACAACGGTTGTTTCGAGAGCGTTTCCCTACCAGCCCAAGATGTAGGCAAAAAGCAAAGGCGCTACAATCGTAGCATCCGATTCAATCATAAAACGGGGGGTGTCCACGCTCAGTTTCCCCCAGCTGATCTTTTCGTTGGGCACAGCGCCAGAATAGGAACCAAAACTTGTGGTCGAATCGCTAATCTGGCAAAAATACGCCCAAAATGGCACATCCCTTCCAAGATCCTGCCGTAACATGGGCACGACACAAATGGGGAAATCTCCCGCGATTCCACCCCCAAGTTGAAGGAAACCTAACGGTGCCCGTTGTGTGACCTCGGAATAAAACCGACCCAGCTCCATCATGTATTCGACACCTGTCTTAACTGTCAGCGGATTACGAATCCGCCCGGCAAGGCAATGGGCCGCGTACATGTTTCCGAGAGTCGAATCTTCCCAACCGGGTACGACCATAAATAGCTCCTTTTCCATGGCTGCCACAAGCCAGCTATCCTTCGGATCGACCTGGTAACTTCCCTTGAGCTTCCCCGATTGTAAAACTTTCCACAGAAATTCATGGGGAAAGAAACGCTCTCCTCGCTCGTCGGCATCCATCCATTGCTCCAGCACAGCTCCCTCGATCCGCCGCATGGCTTCCATTTCAGGAATACACGTATCGGTCACCCGGTTGAGATGCTCTTCCCAGAGTCGTCGATCGTCCTCAGCGGTCAGTTCCCGAAAATTGGGGATCCGGCGGTAATGGTTATGGGCCACCAGATTAAAAAGATCCTCCTCCAAGTTGGCACCGGTGCACGAGATGGCATGGATTTTTTCCTGTCGGATCATCTCCGCTAGCGTCAGACCGATTTCGGCCGTACTCAGCGCGCCGGCAATGGTGACCAGCATCTTGCCCCCGCGCTCCAGATGATCCCGATAGGCACGAGCCGCTTCCCGCAGGGTAGCAGCATTAAAGTGCCGGAAATGATGCTCGATAAACGAACCGATAGGTCCCATGAGAGCGTTCCGTTTGCCCTAACGCTGCTCCATTTTTCCTTCTCGGACAAGAACATTCACCCTTAGTCCTACGGGAGAGTGCCTTGCCCGTAGCTAGACACTCCGTCCAAGATGAACTGCACGGCCACGGCCGCAAGCAAAAGACCCATCAGGCGCGTCAAAAGCTTAAATCCAAGAGGTCCCAATAAGGGGCTTCCCTTTCGTGCTGCAATCCCAAGAACAAGGTAAGAAAACCCGGCCACCGTAAGAATCGACACGTATACAATGGCTTTTTCTACAAAATCCGCGGCTTTGTGTTCGAGCAAAATAACCGTAGAAATGGCTCCTGGACCCGCCAGCATGGGAACCCCTAGCGGAGCAATCCCCGCCTCTTCCTCCGCTTCCCCAGCAATCCGTTCCTCGAGTGTCTCCTGAATCGCGGACCGATGAGCCCGCAGCATGTCAAACGCGATGGAAAAAAGCACGATGCCCCCGGCGATCTGGAAAGCCGGAAGACTAATTCCAAGGATCCGGAAGGCTATCCTACCAAAAAGGGCAAAAAACAGAAGGACGGCAGCGGTAACGACGGTGGCCACGCGTACGGTGCGTTCCCTTTGGGAAGGAGTAGAGTTAGAGGTCATCGAGAGCAAAGCAGGGATGGCCGCTAGAGGATCCACAATGACGAAAAGGGAAGAGAGGCAAAGGAGGGTAAACTCAAGTTTCCTCATAGTGAACCGCTATCCAAACCCCCTTGCTAATAACTTGCCTTGCGTTTCTCACAAGCCGACAATGCGCCCATGCGGAGCTATTTCCGAAAGCTCCCACGAAGAGACCCCAAGCCTCCTTTTGCCTGGGCTACCAACTTAGCCCAAAGAAAAACCTATGGGCGGCTACTCCGGAGAAATCTCCAGTAAAACCCTCACCCGTCGCAGTGGGTCCAACTTAGCCACGGCTCTCTATTGTCTCCCGCGCCGGCGGCAGGAAGCGATGATCATTTTTTATGGGTTTTGCCGCTGCGTGGACGATATCGCCGATAGCCCTCTTCTGAGCCGTGAAGAAAAAGAGCGGGAACTTGCGTTTTGGAAAGAGGAGATTGAGCGGCTCTATCGCAAGGAAGCGTCGTCTCCACTCGGCCAAGAGCTTCAAGAGATCGTAGAAACCTATCAGATTCCTAAGGAGTTGTTGCACGAGATCGTGGCCGGGGTTCGAATGGATCTAGACATCCAGCGGTACCCCAGTTTCAAGGAGCTCCAGCAGTACTGCTACCGGGTAGCCTGTGCCGTGGGGCTAGTGAGCATTCGGATTTTCGGGTGCAGTCACCCTCAAGCAAACGACTATGCCCATGCTTTGGGAATGGCCTTTCAGTTGACGAATATCCTCCGGGATATCGGTAAGGACGCCGCCAGCAACCGAATCTATCTTCCCCTAGACGAATGCAAGGAATTTTCCGTTACGGAATCGCAGATTCTCAAGGGAGAGATAACCCCCGGTCTTCGAGACCTTCTTTTTCTCCAGTATTGGCGAGCACGCCACTATTTTGAGCGCTCGCTTCGTCTGATCCCAGAAGAAGAACGGCTAAACCTCATGGCGTCGGAGCTCATGCGAGGTTGTTACCAGCGACTTCTTGAAAAGCTCCGACAGAAAGGGTTTCCGATCCGGGGTGCCAAGGTCAACCTGTCCCGAGGGGAAAAATTCTGGTGCCTAGCCAAGGCTTACTGGAGAGAAAAGCGCAAGGTCAGGCTCCCTAGGTCTCCCAAAAACGTCGTCGTGCTCGGAGCAGGAATTGCAGGACTGGTGGCGGCAGTCCGCCTCGCCCAAGCTGGTCATAAAGTGAAAGTGTTGGAATGCAAGGCCTATCCCGGTGGTCGGGCAGCCTCCTTCTGGGATCATCGTTTGCAAGTCAAACTGGATACTGGCCAGCACATTCTTTTGGGGTGCTACCGCCGGACGCGATCCCTATTGGAAGAGTTTCGACTGGAAAGGAAGATCCAGATCCTCCCGTTACGGCTCTGTCTTATGGATGGACAGCGAAAGAAACGGATCCAAGTGGGGCGACTCCCCAGCCCCTGGCACTTGCTTGTGACGCTATCCCAACTGGGAAGTCCAAAGGATTTCCTTTTCCCCGCCCTTCGGCTTGCGTCCTCCCTTGGAGAAGGAAAAGAACCTGACCCAACCCTGACCGCCGCTGCCTGGTTGCGGGCCCAAAGGCAGCCGGAAGAATGGATCCGGGTCCTTTGGCAACCCTTTTGTCTTGCCAGTACCAACCTGGGGCTTGAAGAGTGTTCCGCAAGACTCTTTCGCCGGACCGTGTTGCGATCCTTATGGAGCTCGGAAGAGGATTGCCGGCTCCTATTGCCCAAAGTACCGCTAGGAGAGCTTTTGGCAGAACCGGTTGCGCGGTTGATCCGGTTTTGTAGCGGCGAGATTTTTTACGGAACCAAAGTTACGCAACTGGTGGTGGCGGGTGACCACGTGAAAAACGTGGTCAGTTCCGACGGCCACGTGATCGAGGCGGATCACTTCATTTGCGCCCTTCCCTGGGACGCAGCTGCCCAGCTTTTTCCTCCGGAGAGCGAGCTTGCCTATCGTTGTCGATCCCTGGGACGATCCAGTATCCTCAACGGATACCTCTGGTTTGACCGGCCTCTCACAAAGGAGCCGGTCATCGGCTTTGTGGATTCACCGGTGCACTGGGTTTTTAATCGAACGCTTTTGCACGATCTTCCACCTACCCAAGGGTTTAGTTATGCCGTTGTGACGAGTCGAGCCGACAAGTGCCTGGCCGGTTCCCTTCCCAAATTGGAAAGGATTGTTCTTTCAGAGTTGCAGCGACATCTGCCAACCACTGGCGAGGCCAAACTTCTCCAATCCCTATGGTTCCGGTGCCGTTCGGCTACGCCGGAACTTACTCCCGAGCGAGAGGTTCTCCGTCCCCCGTGCGTGACCGGTTGGAAAAACTTCTGGCTGGCGGGGGATTGGACCAATACCGGTCTGCCTGCGACGATTGAAGGTGCTGTGACCAGTGGGGAAGAAGCTGCCATGCGAGTCGAGGAGGCATAGCTTTAGCTGAAGAGAGAGGAAGTCCAATGGCTTTGACGAGCCTCCCTTCGCCCTTTGCTTTTCGCTCCGAAGGGAGTTGCGGCTGAGATTCCTTTTTTCCTCTCCGTTCCAGGGCTTGGTTCTTTCCGCGTCTTCGGAAAAAGAGCCATTACCCTATCTCTTAAATATCGAACGTGGGAACGGAAGAGGTAAGAAGGCGCAACCGGTCCTCTCGCTCGACTAGGTCTTGAAGGGAAAGACCTTCCAGAACTCCAAGGATCGCCTCGTGTACTTCTGCCATGACCGACCGCAACACACAGGAAGCTTCATCCAGGCAGTCGGCGCAAGGAGCATACGCTGTCTGGCTTACGCAGCGAACGGGAGCCAACGGGCCATCGAGGCTGCGGAGGATGGAAGCAAGGGAAACAGTCGAGGGATCTCGTTCAAGATAGTATCCCCCTCCCTTGCCCTTCCGGCTCACGAGAACACCGGTATTTTTGAGCTCCAAAAGAATGGCTTCGAGGAACTTTTTGGGAATGCGCTCCTGCGCGGCAATCTCGTGGATTAAGATTGGCCCTCGTTCTCGATGACGAGCCAGGTAAAGGAGCGCGCGCAAAGCGTATTTGCCACGTCGCGTTAGGGTCACAAAAACCATCATAGGCAAAGTTGCCCCCGAGCACAAACCCAAGCCGGTGGGGAAGTCTTTGAAAGAATTGGGGCAACGGAGGGAGCCAGCTCGGGAGAGGGTGCGGACAGCCGTGGGAAAACGAAGAGAGTCGACAGAGAAATATATCAGCGATACGATCGTGATATGAATAGAGAAACAGGTGAGTTAACAATATATCAGCGATATAATCGTGATACTTTTTTTGGCTCCTTTTTTCCTGCCCGCTTCCCTCTCGCTATCCTTCCACTTCTAATCCCACTGGCCCCTTTGGCTCTGCACGGAGAGGATCAGCTTTCCTCCACCCCCCAAACCAGCTCGTATTTCCAAGAACCCCGCCCCTCCAGGGCCTCGAATCCTCCGGTGCAAAACTCCGAGCTAAAAGCTCTCCGGGAGGAACTCGGCAAGTTGCGTAAAAAAGTCCAGCAGCTGGAAGAGGACTACGGCCAGAAAGAAGAGAGCCCCGAAGGAAAAAAGCAAGCCTCCAAGCCTCCTCTAGTGATCGACGCCAAGGGGATTCGCCTCCAGTCCCCTGATGGAAGCTCTTGGCTTCGAATCGGCGGCCTTTTGCAGGTCGATAATCGAACCCTAACCGCGCCCGACGACGGCAGCTCCTTTGTCCTGCGACGCGTACGGCCTGATCTGCGCGGAACCCTCTGGGATCACTACGAATTTCGGATCATGCCCGAATTTGGCCAGGTCGGCACCCTTTTTAGCGGGCGTCAAATCGCTCTCTACTACGCTTACCTCAACGTCCACTACTGGGACGAGTTCCAAGTACGTGCGGGAAAATTTAAAAGCCCCCTGGGCCTCGAACGACTGGAAGATGCCGAGTGGCGGCCGTTTGTGGATGTTGGTTTTCCCACCGAGCTTGTGCCTACACGAATTGTAGGGATCGAGGCACACGGGGAACTTGTGGACAAAATCGTTGAGTGGCGGCTCGGCGCCTACAACGGAGCAGCTGACTTTCAGGTTGGAAGCAACATTGACTTCGATACTTCTCGGGAGTTTGCCGGTCGCTTACTTGTCCATCCTCTCCAACCATTGCAGCCCCGCGGGCTAAACGACCTTGCCTTGGCTTTTGGCTTTTCCCATGGAACCGAAAAAACGGCCAATCTTTTGCCCTCCGGGTACGTCACTCCGGCAGAGCGAATCTTTTTTCGGTACCGCTCGGATGCCTTTGCCGATGGCGATCATACACGATTTAACCCGGGAGGATATCTTTCTGCGGGGCCCTTCTTTTTCCTGTCGGAGTATGTCGTCTCCCGGCAAGCCGTTTCGCGGCCAAGCTTGCCGTTGGCAGAAGATGTCCAAAACGAAGCCTGGGGGGTCCAGGGAGTCTACACCCTTACTGGAGAGCCGTTTACCTACAAAGACGGTCTTACACCGAAGCACCCGTTTCACCCCTGGACCGCGGAAGGAGGTTGGGGAGCCTGGCAGCTGGTCGCTCGCTACGACGAGCTTTGGATTGACCCGGATGCTTTCCAAGGGGGGAAACTGTCCCTGGCGGATCCTGACACCAACGGACGATGGGCAAAAGCCTGGAGGGTGGGACTTAACTGGTACTGGGACCAAAATGTAAAAGTCATGTTCCAATTTGCCCACACTGATTTTGATCGCGATGTCCTTTTAGGGATTCCCACAGGGACCGGGACGGCAAATGCCTCTCGTAAGACCCAAACCGAAAATGCCTTTCTTATGCGTTGGCAACTCCGGTTTTGACAACCGGGCTCTAGAAACGCTGCGGCTTAACCCGTTTTTGCTTTACGCGCAAAGGCGGATGGGAGCTCGTCGGACTTCCGGTAATGAATAGCTGCCCACCTGCAAGGTCTTGCCACCTGGTGGGCTCGCAAGTCGAGGAGCAGCGAACCGATGCTGGCCATCGCGAAGCATACGACTCGGGGCAGATGGGTGCCTGGGCTCCAAGGGGGACCACGCAAGCCCCTACAGGCTTACCATAGCTAGAGCTTTTCCGAAAAAAGAAAACGTACCCGCGGCAAAACGACGCGCTGACCAAGTACCCCAACAAAGCTGGGATCGTCCAAAGTATTCTCTTGTGGTAGGGTTTATCGAGTCCTGGAAGGAAGGACATAAAAAGGTCCTATGGGAGCCTTGCGCTTGACGGAACGCTGCGAAAAAACGAGCCGCACGGTAAGGATCACCCTTTTTTGCGCCACTTCGGAGCTATCGCCCGACCGGGCTTGCGGCTACGGCGGGTTTTGTCCCTGCGCGGCCTTTTTCTAGCTTTCTGAGGAAGGTCGACCCCAAAAATCACCCTCATCCTTATCGCCTAGGCCGCTTCGGGGTATACTCTAACGCACAGTCCCCGCGGAGAGTTGCCTGGCCTCGAATTCTCAAAGGGAATGGCCCGAGGAGCACTCCCTCGGCACGCACTGGGAGCGACTTTTGAATCGTCCAAAGTGGCCAGCCTCTTTTAGGATGAACGGGACGAGGTTTCAAACCCAGTTTTTTTAAGCTGCTCCTTCCCGATCCTCTTCTTGGTGGATGAAAAGTCGCCTATGCGTCCATTTTGGGCAGACCTTCAAGAAAGAAAAGCACCGAGGGACCCAAGCGTTTGAGCGCCGACTGCTGTCCGGCCGAGAAAGCCAAGACACCATACAAAAGAGCACGCCGAACTCCCTTTGTCCTTGGCCGGGCAACCCAACGATCCCGCCAGCAACCGAGTTAGCAGAACCCACATCGTCCCAAAGCGCTGGGCCGACTGAACTGAGGGTCCTTTTGTAGCTGGTCCTCGGGACACTACAAGTCTTGGGGGCTTGCAGGGTCGTCGCTATCCTTTGTCAGGGCCGCTCCTTGGTTCGAAACGCCTGCAAAAAGGCCCCCTTGTACGCAAAAAGATCCCCTTGTGCCAGTTTCCCCAAACGGGATAGAAAAATCCAGCGGACAGCCATGAACCCAACCGAACACACCCCCCTTGCGGAAGCGCCTTTTGAAGGAAAAACACAGGAAGGCCACGCCAGCCTGAACCAGTGGCTAGCCGTTTTTACAGCTATCCTCGCTTGCTGTGGTGCGATAATCAATTACCAGGGATCGTTGGTTTTCCGCAAGGCCCTCGAAGCCAAAAATGATGCCATCTTAAAAAAGGCCCACGCTACAGATCTTTGGAACTACTACCAGGCCGTTAGCACCAAACAGCACATTATGGAGCTTGCCATGCTAATCGCTCCCCAATCGGCTAGCGAGGGATTTAAGCAAAAACTCCAAAAGTACCAATCCCAAAAGAAAGAACTAGAAGAAAAAGCAAGGCAGTTGGACGAAGCCTCGGAAAAAGCTAACGAGCTATCGGAAAAATTGACCCATCCTCACCGGCGTTTGGAGCAAGCTCTTACCCTGGTTGAAATCGCCATCGCGGTCACATCCGTGGCCGCGCTCACCCAGAAACGCTGGCTCCTCTGGCTCGCAGGAGCCAGTGCGGCCGGGTCCCTGGTCCTTTGGGGAATGGCCTTTTGGGTTTAGGAAAATAGGAGAATATCCCGATTGACGAAAGGCAAAGGAGAAGTTATCTACCTAGACGATAGATTTACGAGATTAAACATGAGTGACACGGCTCCTCTTCGCGCACGAGGAAATCCCACCTGGGACGAAGTCCTTCGTCGCAATTCCGTGGAGCGATACAAGCAGCAGAAGCACGGATATGATGTCATTTACGACCTCGAACGCTACGGCACCATCCCGTACGAAGAAATCCCGGAAGAAGACATCTTGCGGATGCAATGGTGGGGAATCTACCACGATAAGCCCAAGGTGGGCTATTTCATGCTTCGAATTAAAATTCCCAGCGGGATCTTGACTCCCCAAAAGCTGCGAGTCATCGGGGAAATCTCCCAAGAGTTTGCCAATAACACGGGGGAACTTACCACGCGGCAGGACATCCAGCTTCATTGGGTACGGCTTTCCAGCGTGCCCACCATGTTTGCCCTTCTCGAACAAAATCGGCTGACCACAGCTGGAGCCTGCGGAGATAATATGCGGAACATCACCAGCTGCCCGGTAGCTGGGATCGATCCGGAGGAGCTTTTCGATGTGCGTCCCACGGTGGAAGCTTTTGCTCGGTTTTTTTATGGAAACCGCCAGTACGGGAATCTTCCCCGCAAGCACAAGCACACGATTGCCGCGTGTCCCTACCACTGCAACGCGCCTGAAATTCATGACATTGCATGGGTGGGGACGATTCAGGATGGCCAGGAAGGATATGCTTGCTGGGTGGGAGGAGGCCTTTCGGCTACCCCTCGGATTGCCAAACCGCTTGGTGTGTTTGTCCCTAAGGACGAGGCCTTGGAGGTAGCTCGGGCCCTGATTGATCTATGGCAGGAAGATCTTCGCTATCGCGTGTCCCGGGCCAAAGCCCGATTCAAGTTTCTCATTGATGATGATGGGGTAGAAAAGACCCGTCAAAGACTCGAGGAACGATTGGGTCGAAAGTTGCCGGATCTTCGCGAAGTCCCGGTGCCCAAGGGTCGGACGGATCACATGGGGATTCATCCCCAGAAAGAGAAAGGACTTTACTACGTGGGCTTTCCCTGCTTTCCGGGTCTTATGCGAGGGGACCAGATGGTGAAAATCGCTTCTTTGCTGGAAGAATTCGGAGGAGAATTTCGCATTACCCGGGAGCAAAACTTTCTCCTAACGGGCATTCCCGAGCCACGGGTTACTGAGATTGTCGAGAGAGTCAGCCAGATCGGCTTTCCGCTCCAAACACATCCCATGCGAGCCACAAGCATCGGGTGCACCGGGTCTCCCCATTGCAATTACGCCGTGGGCGAAACGAAAATGAAACTCATAGAAATTGTGGATCACCTCGAAAAGCGTTTTGGACCGGGTCTTGGGTCGATCCGGATCCATCTGGATGGTTGCCCACATGCTTGCGGGCAACACTGGGTGGGAGACCTAGGTTTGCAAGGGACGACGCGGACGCTACCGGCAGGCCGGGTCCAGGCCTACGATGTCATTGTGCGAGGTGGGCTCGGGCGGGAAGCTGGAATTGGCAAGCCGATCCTTCGCCGGGTTCCTACGCAAGAAGTCAATCAGGTAGTCGAACGGCTCGTGGGAGCCTGGATCGCGCGCCGAACCGATGGCGAAAGTCTTCCAGGGTTTTTCCGCCGCCTTTCTGACGAAGAGATTCAGGCGATTGCCGCCGGCCAAGAACTTGGTTCGGGCCAAGGGTAAGAGGGATCGCCAGCGACTGCATAACGTTGCCTATCCCGGAGAGCCGTCACAATGAATGGACTAGCGAGCCAAGGTTTTGGGGTCTTCGAGGAAGAACATCGTACGCTTTTAGATGATCTGGAAGTTGGGGAAATAGGGCTTTTCTACGAGGATCAGGAGCCAGAAAAGCTTCTCTCGTGGGCATTTGAGCGTTTTGGAGTCGATCGAGTGGGCTTTGTTACCAGCTTTCAGCTCGAAGGGATGGTTCTTTTGGACATGGGTTGGCGGCTTAACCCTTCGCTTCGGGTCTTTACACTCGATACCGGAAGACTGCCTCCCGAAAGCTATGAAATGATCGATAAAGTGCGGGAACGATACGGAATTGCCGTGGAGGTGGTTCTTCCCGAGCGGGAGCTTGTGGAAGCTATGGTCCGCAAGCACGGAGCCAATCTTTTCCAAAAATCCGTAGTCTTGCGCTTAACCTGTTGCCATATCCGCAAAATCCTCCCTCTGAACAGGATCCTTCGAAAACTCGATGCTTGGGTTACCGGTTTGCGACGGGAGCAATGGGCTACGCGGGCCAATATCCGAAAGATCGAGCTCGATCACGACCATGACGGTATTGTTAAGCTCAATCCCTTGGCGGACTGGTCGATCGAGATGGTGTGGGATTACATTCGTCGCTTTGACGTGCCGGTCCATCCCCTTTACGGAAAAGGCTATAGCTCCATTAGCTGCGCCCCCTGCACTCGACCCGTACCCCCCGGTGAGGATCCTCGATCCGGTCGTTGGTGGTGGGAAAAAGATGCACCGAAAGAGTGCGGTATGCATTGCTCGATCGAAACAGGGGGTTTTGAGCACGAGGTTCAGGCGATCCTGGGAGAATCTGGCTGGTTAGGTTTTTCCCATCGACCGAAAGCGTAAGGGGAAAAAGTACTCGGGAAGAGGTGACCCGGTGAAGCGGGGGTGCTTGCTTGCTCAGGGAGGTCAAAAAACAATCCTGATCCAGGCCTGGAAAGCTTTGCGAAAAAAAAGAAAAAAGCGCTGCCTGGTATTCTTTTGTAGTTATCACGAAGCCTCTCTTTGGGAGAGGCTTCGTGAGCCTCAGGGAATATAGCTCGATCGTCATGGAGCCGTTGCAAAGCCAGCAAAGGCGATCCCCTTCTTAGGCAGACAAAATGGGAGGATCCAGGAAAGGAGTGTTTCTTAAAAAAAAATTCTTTTTTCCGGCCGGACTCATGGATCCTCCACAAACCAAGCCCGGCGCGGCATAGGAGGTCTTTCGCAGTGCCCATTTCTCTTTCGCCCGAAGAGCAGGAGTTTCTGAAAGAGGAGCTTACCTTCCTTTACTCCCATGTCTCCCATGAAGGCATGAAAAGCTCCTATAGAAAATTATTGGAATGGGCACACCGGGGCGAAGTTCCTGACGAATATCTGGAACCGTTGGGGAAAACTCTGGAGACAGGTCTAGAAACTGGCCGCATACGCAGGGTGTATTCGCCCGAAGGAGAAAGAATCGCTTTGGGCCTGTTTTCCCGGACTCCTCTTGGCAGGGCCTTGGAGGAAAATCTTCGGACCGTGAACCAAGCCCTTTCGTTTCTTCAAGGGCACACAATCGAGCGCCTGACCTTTTCCCTACGCGGCCCAGGATCGTTTGTCGCAAGTCTTCAAACAGACCGGGCGCTGCTATCCCTTTCGTTTGACCGGCATGGGCCCAGGATTCAAAGCCTCGAGGTAGGAGCCTAACTTCCCGTAGGGACAAATGGGTCGCGCCGCTCGACCCCACCATGGGTCCTCCGGGCTGAGGGGTAATGCATGGCAAGCGAAAGCACCTTGCCTTGGCAATCGTTCAAAAAGTCCAAAAGGGAAAATGCCGTAGGTGTGCAGCCAGGCCGCAAGAACAAAAGCCCGCAAAGATCGCTGTTGGAGCTGAAGTCTGCTACCGGCGGACAGTCCCCCGGCCCTGAAGTCCAGAACATTCGATGAGACGCCGGGATCGTAAGGGGTTCTTCTCGATCGAATCCAAGGGAAAAACTTTGGAGGGTAGGGAATGCTGGCCTTTTGCTTTCCTCTCCCAAAGCCCTTGCGCACCAAGCTATGCCCCGAAAGCTCCGGCTGGCAAAGGGGGCTCTTTTTTGCTAAAAAGCCCAGTCTGGACTCGACCGCTCTTCGGCTCCTTTGGGCACAACGAAGAACCAGCGAACGACTGGGCCGCGGTCATCCTTGCTCGTCCACGTGGTTAGGTTCCATCCAGCAACTAACCGCGCGAAGTCAGTTTTTTTCCTTTAGAAAAAAATTCGTCGGAACCCGTTCCTACAATCGTCAACAACCGTTCGCCTCAACCAGAGGAAGCTTATCCGGCAACGCCCACCGAAAAGCGCTGCCAACGATTCGCGCGTGCCGCGGTTTCACCCACAACGACTCGCTAGCGCCTAGTCCCCCGTTTTCAGAGACAAAGACGTGGGAGGCAATTGATTTCCCGCCCGACCGGGCATGGACAAGCTTGCGCCGCTTTGACTCTCTTCCCAAACCCCCGCCATAGAAACGACCATACGTGCTTCGTCTCATTGCTTGTGGCGAGAGCGAAGATGACATAACCGCCATTGCGAATAGGAACGAGTGCCCTTGACACGGGTGGGCGTTCGCAGAGACCCAATCTTTTCCGAGCGAGAGGGACGAGGCCAGGCCCTGGGTAGAAACTTGTGTCGTGACGAGACGTGTAGTTCACCGATTACAGAACGTGTACGTCGGAGTCGACTTCGATCAGCTGGACCTCGGCAGCAAACAAGCAGGTTTCGCCATCGCGATCGCGTTCGCATGGCTGAAGGAAGAGAGCCAAGCGAGCTCCAACGGGATGCACCGACTCGGAGCGTGAGCTTACTCTTGCGAAGATCCCATCGTTCGATCGCAAGCTAACCAACTTGCTTGATTCAGCACAGATCCGCGCGATCTTTTCGCCCGCATCAGCAAAAGTTGCTTTCGCCTGCCTGGCTTTTGCCATGGAGATTGAATCAGATCCCGCGGATTCTTACGAGATTGCCGAAGCGATCCTTCTCGGCCAAGGCTAAATGATCCTCGTTCGTGTCGATGCCGGCCCCTCCGGCAAGGCGGCGTGTCACCAAGGAGACGGGTCCGCGCCCCGACGCTTGGCAAACATTCCCACCCCTTCCGGTTCCGCTCAAAGCGGTAGCTCAAGCGCAAATCCCTCCCGATTCCGGACGAGTTTTCCGGCCTTGATGGGATCGGTCACCATCCAGCTAAAAGGAAAGGGCCTTGAGGATCGCCTCCTAGCCCTGGACGAAGCTCACGCTTCGAAAAAACCAGGTATTGAGTCGGGCTCCCCCATCTGTCCGACAGGCGCGGGCTGCCGTCCGGGAATACCATGGCTTGGCAGGAGTGATTGCCGTCAATCTCATCCTTTGACCAGGGCACATAAAAGTGGCTCGTGCCCTCCGACTCCCAATGCCTCTTCCAGTCCGCAAGACGCAAGACTACCGGCTAACAGATTCCGGAACGGGGGCTAACGGTGGGGGTGCCGGAGGAGGCGAAACCCCGGGGGGTAACGCGGAAGGAACCGCCTGGGCTTGTTGGCGTGGAACAAAATCATGCATCGTCAGAATCTGCCGGCGTCGCGATCCTCCTACTACATAGGAAAGCCGGTACTCGATCTCCAATCGTGCCGGACCATACCAAGGGCCTATCGGCTGGGCTTCGTAGTGACAATCCAGCTGTTTCATTTGAGCCAGGATCCACGCAAGCTCAACTGGCTGAGTAAGGCTGGCCCGCGTATCTAAAACCGAATAATCC from Candidatus Methylacidithermus pantelleriae includes the following:
- a CDS encoding RrF2 family transcriptional regulator, with product MVFVTLTRRGKYALRALLYLARHRERGPILIHEIAAQERIPKKFLEAILLELKNTGVLVSRKGKGGGYYLERDPSTVSLASILRSLDGPLAPVRCVSQTAYAPCADCLDEASCVLRSVMAEVHEAILGVLEGLSLQDLVEREDRLRLLTSSVPTFDI
- a CDS encoding MarC family protein, which encodes MRKLEFTLLCLSSLFVIVDPLAAIPALLSMTSNSTPSQRERTVRVATVVTAAVLLFFALFGRIAFRILGISLPAFQIAGGIVLFSIAFDMLRAHRSAIQETLEERIAGEAEEEAGIAPLGVPMLAGPGAISTVILLEHKAADFVEKAIVYVSILTVAGFSYLVLGIAARKGSPLLGPLGFKLLTRLMGLLLAAVAVQFILDGVSSYGQGTLP
- a CDS encoding deoxyhypusine synthase family protein, giving the protein MGPIGSFIEHHFRHFNAATLREAARAYRDHLERGGKMLVTIAGALSTAEIGLTLAEMIRQEKIHAISCTGANLEEDLFNLVAHNHYRRIPNFRELTAEDDRRLWEEHLNRVTDTCIPEMEAMRRIEGAVLEQWMDADERGERFFPHEFLWKVLQSGKLKGSYQVDPKDSWLVAAMEKELFMVVPGWEDSTLGNMYAAHCLAGRIRNPLTVKTGVEYMMELGRFYSEVTQRAPLGFLQLGGGIAGDFPICVVPMLRQDLGRDVPFWAYFCQISDSTTSFGSYSGAVPNEKISWGKLSVDTPRFMIESDATIVAPLLFAYILGW
- a CDS encoding OprO/OprP family phosphate-selective porin, with amino-acid sequence MQNSELKALREELGKLRKKVQQLEEDYGQKEESPEGKKQASKPPLVIDAKGIRLQSPDGSSWLRIGGLLQVDNRTLTAPDDGSSFVLRRVRPDLRGTLWDHYEFRIMPEFGQVGTLFSGRQIALYYAYLNVHYWDEFQVRAGKFKSPLGLERLEDAEWRPFVDVGFPTELVPTRIVGIEAHGELVDKIVEWRLGAYNGAADFQVGSNIDFDTSREFAGRLLVHPLQPLQPRGLNDLALAFGFSHGTEKTANLLPSGYVTPAERIFFRYRSDAFADGDHTRFNPGGYLSAGPFFFLSEYVVSRQAVSRPSLPLAEDVQNEAWGVQGVYTLTGEPFTYKDGLTPKHPFHPWTAEGGWGAWQLVARYDELWIDPDAFQGGKLSLADPDTNGRWAKAWRVGLNWYWDQNVKVMFQFAHTDFDRDVLLGIPTGTGTANASRKTQTENAFLMRWQLRF
- the hpnE gene encoding hydroxysqualene dehydroxylase HpnE produces the protein MGGYSGEISSKTLTRRSGSNLATALYCLPRRRQEAMIIFYGFCRCVDDIADSPLLSREEKERELAFWKEEIERLYRKEASSPLGQELQEIVETYQIPKELLHEIVAGVRMDLDIQRYPSFKELQQYCYRVACAVGLVSIRIFGCSHPQANDYAHALGMAFQLTNILRDIGKDAASNRIYLPLDECKEFSVTESQILKGEITPGLRDLLFLQYWRARHYFERSLRLIPEEERLNLMASELMRGCYQRLLEKLRQKGFPIRGAKVNLSRGEKFWCLAKAYWREKRKVRLPRSPKNVVVLGAGIAGLVAAVRLAQAGHKVKVLECKAYPGGRAASFWDHRLQVKLDTGQHILLGCYRRTRSLLEEFRLERKIQILPLRLCLMDGQRKKRIQVGRLPSPWHLLVTLSQLGSPKDFLFPALRLASSLGEGKEPDPTLTAAAWLRAQRQPEEWIRVLWQPFCLASTNLGLEECSARLFRRTVLRSLWSSEEDCRLLLPKVPLGELLAEPVARLIRFCSGEIFYGTKVTQLVVAGDHVKNVVSSDGHVIEADHFICALPWDAAAQLFPPESELAYRCRSLGRSSILNGYLWFDRPLTKEPVIGFVDSPVHWVFNRTLLHDLPPTQGFSYAVVTSRADKCLAGSLPKLERIVLSELQRHLPTTGEAKLLQSLWFRCRSATPELTPEREVLRPPCVTGWKNFWLAGDWTNTGLPATIEGAVTSGEEAAMRVEEA